The following proteins come from a genomic window of Sorghum bicolor cultivar BTx623 chromosome 3, Sorghum_bicolor_NCBIv3, whole genome shotgun sequence:
- the LOC8054931 gene encoding epoxide hydrolase 3, which produces MVNLVAAQKPLLHFLVRMAGLRQHTVDVDGAGTVITFWVPKDKVPKEKGTVQDIKTPAAPAAAKEGSRPAVVLVHGFAAEGIVTWQFQVGVLAKHYDVYVPDLLFFGGSTSPSTDRSPGFQAECLATALRKLGVGPCTVVGFSYGGMVSFKMAEAHPDLVRSLVVSGSVLAMTDSLSETTLEAIGVKSSAELLLPESVKGLKALLSVAAYRKLWFPDRLHRDFLEVMFTNRKERAELLEGLVVSNKDATVPVLSQKILLLWGENDNIFNIELAKTMKEQLGEKTMLQSISKAGHLVHLERPCVYNRLLKEFLASVTAAETTKD; this is translated from the exons ATGGTGAACCTGGTGGCGGCGCAGAAACCGCTGCTGCACTTCCTGGTCAGGATGGCCGGGCTGCGGCAGCACACCGTCGACGTCGACGGCGCCGGCACGGTGATCACCTTCTGGGTGCCCAAGGACAAGGTCCCCAAGGAGAAGGGCACCGTGCAGGACATCAAGACGCCCGCGGCTCCGGCGGCGGCCAAGGAGGGCAGCAGGCCCGCCGTCGTGCTCGTGCATGGCTTCGCCGCCGAGGGCATCGTCACCTGGCAGTTCCAG GTGGGCGTGCTGGCGAAGCACTACGACGTGTACGTGCCGGACCTGCTCTTCTTCGGTGGGTCGACGTCGCCGTCGACGGACCGGTCACCGGGGTTCCAGGCGGAGTGCCTGGCGACGGCGCTCCGGAAGCTGGGCGTGGGCCCGTGCACGGTGGTCGGGTTCAGCTACGGCGGGATGGTGTCGTTCAAGATGGCGGAGGCGCACCCGGACCTGGTCCGGTCGCTCGTGGTGTCGGGCTCCGTGCTCGCCATGACCGACTCCCTCAGCGAGACCACGCTGGAGGCGATCGGCGTCAAGTCGTCGGCCGAGCTGCTGCTGCCGGAGTccgtcaaggggctcaaggcgCTGCTCTCCGTCGCTGCCTACCGCAAGCTCTGGTTCCCCGACCGCCTTCACAGGGATTTCCTCGAG GTGATGTTCACCAACCGCAAGGAGAGAGCCGAGCTGCTGGAAGGTTTGGTGGTCAGCAACAAAGACGCCACCGTGCCCGTCCTGTCTCAG AAAATACTTCTGCTGTGGGGAGAGAACGACAACATTTTCAACATTGAGCTCGCCAAGACCATGAAAGA GCAGCTCGGCGAGAAGACGATGCTGCAGAGCATAAGCAAGGCAGGCCACCTGGTGCACCTGGAGAGGCCCTGCGTCTACAACCGTCTCCTCAAGGAGTTCCTGGCGTCCGTCACGGCTGCTGAAACCACCAAGGATTGA